The sequence ggtaaaaacttgattctcttacataataatctactcccacccatttttttttctaaattttgttattattttaatttatatgcctttcagctgtaaataaaaagaatatttctgAGAATGCAGTTGCAATCATCATCTAGCTTGAAAAGTGAACGATAATGCCCTAAAAATtccgaaatactttgttattgtgattcaatattttgattattctacaatatataggttataaaatcatatattactttacatttaatgtaactaatgagtattaaataagattaagaaattactttctttgttttctcaattttatgattgaaaaggGCCGTGGTGCGACCACGGTGTAATActgctaaaaatagaccttgcctCACTAagacctttaaacgacaaatttaccggtccacaatttttctaaaattttcacaatatttacttcaggtaatgagccaactttttagaaaatatttttggtgcactcaaattggaagtgggtgaatcaccattgtaaatgattgacatggccgaaaatgaCACCCATATTTccatatttaataataaaaaagggaaccctgtcatacacctgtactgggcaacattaatttggccacaacacaggcccctgggaccttttgaatttttaaatgtatttcaagggtttgcattaatgttactacatgtaacatttagttttaataaaattggttcgtgggcaaattcccattgttcgtgaaagaggtcgtTTGCACGTTTTTGATTTAACGCATTATTTCCTCTCACAAAAATCACATCAATTGAAACATGCACTCTAGTGTAATTGTGTGTGATAATTACAACtacaaacataaatatcatCCATTTCACTATACTCTTTGccaatataacaatataaagtATTAAATTATCACACACATATATCATGTCTTCAATAAATGTGCCTTCTGGGAAATGATACTTGACACATACTCACACACCAGGTTCACGCATCCATGGATTGAGTCTTGCACGGGGGCAGGCCAATTCAGGGAGCATTGCTTTGTGGTAGAAGGCTTTAAGCTTAGGGACAATAACATTCTCCCACAATTGCTCGTCCCTCATTATCCGTTCCACATGGAGCTGGTATGGTCGCTCTGTACGtacaaaaaaaaagtcaatCCAAGGAAGAATGACAATGTTGACAAGACCTTTACACTGGTAGTAAAAGTAATTGTTGGCTTTTAGGCGCAGTTGACCAGTCGACGACTCCAGAGGGAAGTTACGCATGTGTTTGAGGTTGGCAGCGGTGGTGACATTAATTGGTTTGTCATAGAGCAAGTTTTTGGCCTCGATCAACCCTACAGCCTTGTCATCCTCCATAACAATACTATCCCGACTGGCACCAAGGAAGTGATGATGTGGGTGGATAACAAGCCCAGATTTCCGTATAGCAACTTACCTCCTTTTGATTTTACATAGTCCTCACATGCTACCTCCtctattgttttcttttctctATTTCCATAGTATGAGTGCCGTAAAAATCCTTGTAGAGCAGTTCTATACAAGGGGACGGACATTTATGCATGGACGTCGCTTGGCAATGCGGCCGAATACAGAGGATGTCAATCTTATCCTGCGCACGTCCTTCCAAGTGCTACTCCCTGCCTGTGAACGAGTTTCCTTCACTGTTAGCGCAATCTCCTCAGGAGAAACATGGACCCGAGTCTGCAGCAATAGTTCCTTTTTCTCCTGCAACGCCTGTATTGAGACATCTGGACTGACATCAATGGACTCGTGCCCATATTCCTGCTTCGCCTTCTGCGTGGAATTCACTCTTGAGATTGCACGGCGCTTCTCCCATCTTCGCTATGTGCTTTCTGGTTTGGCCTTGGGTCTGGTGCAGGTACTCCGTGTTCTCTTCCGTGTCACGTACAGATTGGTGAAAACTTTCCTTGGTAATGTACCGGTACCCTTTTCCCATACTGCAGTAGGCCACTATGGTCCAAGATTGAGGCGCACTCCATCTGCATAGCATCTAGTGTGCCAAGACCACTTGATAAAGTGGTTGGATACTTTGCCACCGTCATACTTGGACCGGATCCTCATCCAGCTTTCCGCAAGGTTTGAAGTGTAGTCACAAATGAGAACAAACAGAATTTCAGATATCCCTGGCCAGGAGTTTAGCTGCCTGTTGTGTGTCTTTGCTCGCCGACCGCATCCTGATAGCGCACCTTACGGCTGCCACTAAAGGATCCTGGTCACCTTTGTCAGATTTCCTTTGCCTTTATGCTCTGGATGTTCCACGACAAGCTTTTCTAAAATTCCAAGAAGGCATTTGCAAACATGATTTGCGCCCACCAGCTTTTCCACATGAGGTCCCGAAACCGGCACTTCCTCACGTATATTAGCAAATACTGACGAATCATCGTCTCCTACCATTCTCATATGCCTCATCCCATGGTCTTTGCCTTTAGAAATCCCTCTACAATTATGTCTGACTCCATAGCTAGATTCGATGCCTCCCAGTTCTTGAAGCACTCATGCACTTTTGCCTCCACTCCCGCTGTCCTGGCACGACTAGATATTGCACAGTATTTGTTGCGAACGCCTTGATGCAAGATTTTCTGTGTTGCTGCCCTTATGATAATGACGACTCCCCCAAGCGCATTGTAGGTATGCTTATGCGACCATCACAAATAACAGTCACAGAAGGGATCCTAAAAATTTAGAGAGTGTTAACATCAGTAtctaattttacaataaatcaaTACCATATTCACCGTAATTAGCTCCCCTCCACTTTTCTGGAAAAGAGCTGAAGTTGTATTAACACCTCTATGCAAAACACCGATCTAAATGTAAAAGACGATCGGGTGGTATTGTTATTGTatacaagaaaatattgaacatttacTACATTTTAAATCCAGTAATTCCGAATATGTACAATGGTTAATAATATCGAAATCCTTGTTAAATCTTGACTATGAAATATTACTCGGTAATATCTATATCCCACCTGAAACTTCTAGATACTCAACTATTGACGCCTTTTCAGAAATAGAGCAATAAATGATTAGTTTTTGTAATAGCAATACGCAAGTATCACTTATTGCAGATTTCAATGCTAAGACTCAGTCTAGACAAGATTATATTGAGCCTGACGATAGCCTTTTTGATGTGTTAAATATTGGTGAAGATGAGCATTTATTCaatgtattacatgattttgaaaaattaaatggaATGAACATACCTCTTACGAGATACAGTAAATGTACTTCTAGAATGAACAATTATGGAAACAAATAAATTGAGTTCTGTAGGCAAAATAACATGTACATTGCTAATGGTAGAATTGGAAATGACCAATTCATAGGGAAAACCACATGTAATAATTCAACAGTAATAGATTATCTTATTGTGTCATCTGAATTATTCAATTGTATTAATGAGTTTGAAGTTTCTGACTTTGATCCTTTGTTTTCGGATGTACATTGCAGAATTGAGTTCAGTATTTTTGGAACTCCCACACATTGCCAAGTTCAAGAATGTTCTAATATGAACATGGACAATAATGGGTATATAAAGTGGAAAAGTGATTTAAAAGATGATTTTATTGAGCATATTGTAAACGAGCAAAACGATAATATGGATCTACTAAATAACGCATTAGATCTTATAGGTAATAAACCTACTGACCACATTTCGCGAGATGAAATAGATAATGTCATACACAACATAAGCAATATTTTCACAACGTCAGCTTCAAAAGTATCTGGTAAAAAACATTATCGTGCTAAAGGTAATAAACAGACCAGAAAAACCATGGTACAATACACAGTGTGATAAATTAAGGAAAGAATTCCATGCAGCAAAAAAGGAATATTGTcggataaaaaatgaaaacaatttacaaaaacttaagaaaaaaagtagacaatataaaaaagatatacataaaagttacaaaaagtACTTAAactacggcggcgtattagggccactacaaaattttatgtatcttgtacgtacaagttattatcttgtaagtacaagttagtatcttgtacgtacaagatagtatcttgtacgtacaagttagtatcttgtacgtacaacttagtatcttgtacgtacaacttagtatcttgtacgtacaagatagtatcttgtacgtacaagatagtatcttgttcgtacaagttagtatcttgttcgtacaacttagtatcttgtacgtacaagttattatcttgtacgtacaagttagtatcttgtacgtacaagttagtatcttgtacgtacaagttattatcttgtacgtacaagatagtatcttgtacgtacaacttagtatcttgtacgtacaagttactatcttgtacattcaacttatagtatcttgtacgtacaagatagtatcttgtacgtacaagatagtatcttgaacatacaagttgagttgaaatgctgttcatcaccgcagAATTGAGTCACTCGcctacggcggcgtattagggccactatataatttaatttatcttgtacgtacaagttagtatcttgtacgtacaagttagtatcttgtacgtacaagatagtatcttgtacgtacaacttagtatcttgtacgtacaacttagtatcttgtacgtacaagatagtatcttgtacgtacaacttagtatcttgtacgtacaagttagtatcttgtacgtacaagttagtatcttgtacgtacaagatagtatcttgtacgtacaagttagtatcttgttcgtacaagttagtatcttgttcgtacaacttagtatcttgtacgtacaagttattatcttgtacgtacaacttagtatcttgtacgtacaagttagtatcttgtacgtacaagttattatcttgtacgtacaagatagtatcttgtacatacaacttagtatcttgtacgtacaagttactatcttgtacattcaacttatagtatcttgtacgtacaagatagtatcttgtacgtacaagatagtatcttgaacatacaagttgagttgaaatgctgttcatcaccgcagAATTGAGTCACTCGcctacggcggcgtattagggccactatataatttaatttatcttgtacgtacaagttagtatcttgtacgtacaagttagtatcttgtacgtacaagatagtatcttgtacgtacaacttagtatcttgtacgtacaagttagtatcttgtacgtacaagatagtatcttgtacgtacaagatagtatcttgtacgtacaacttagtatcttgtacgtacaacttagtatcttgtacgtacaagttagtatcttgtacgtacaagttagtatcttgtacgtacaagatagcatcttgtacgtacaacttagtatcttgtacgtacaagatagcatcttgtacgtacaagttagtatcttgtacgtacaagttacatgtagtatcttgtacgtacaacttagtatcttgtacgtacaagatagtatcttgtacgtacaagttactatcttgtacgtacaagatagtataatgttgaaactctcggtattaaaggCTGTGGCTGATTTACTGTCACCATGGTATCGCATgaagctatacgtatattacgtaccCTTTGTATAAGCCAAAGGGAAAAAAGAATACCTTGCGACATGTTGTGGAGTTGTAATGCTGTGATAAGTTTCCGAATATAtagatgtaaatgtttataacagagtattaactatgatcatcattttgacaataattgatgtgtgtatatatgtctaataaacacaaaaacatatatgaaataatttgttttgcttttgttgtctgtgcaatcaGTAAATCATTCGAATTAAGGCATAATGCCTAAAATTGttttcggaggcagttaattattttcaatactactattctgaagtaaaataaatgctcaaacttttccaataatggcacaagtgtgaagtatttaacttttattactgaagaaaattacgaatttgtttgctcctctttttaatagataaaacttaccattcatcggagatgtatcatatccattttatcactaaatgtatcttgttataaaacaagcgactatacagtttcctcggaaggaactatacagtgtcagtttcaaaataatgcaagtgactatacagtttcaactcataatccggcaatttcatattacgattgtgaaaaaagatattgtcctcattaatatatatctatatttttaatattgtcaaataagtttaTAAACCTGTGATCGTACTTGAAGCAATGCAAATTAGACcgactatctttaattacgaaaaatatcaggcgggtgactcaattctgcggtgatgaacagcagttcaactcaacttgtatgtacaaaatactaagttgtacgtacaagatactatcttgtacgtacaagatactataggttgtacgtacaagatagtaacttgtacgtacaagatagtaacttgtacgtacaagatactaacttgtacgtacaagatactaagttgtacgtacaagatactatgttgtacgtacaagatactatgttgtacgtacaagatactaagttgtacgtacaagatactaacttgtacgtacaagatactaacttgtacgtacaagatactacgTTGTACGtccaagatactatcttgtacgtacaagatactaagttgtacgtacaagatactaagttgtacgtacaagatactatgttgtacgtacaagatactatcttgtacgtacaagatactaagttgtacgtacaagatactatcttgtacgtacaagatactataggttgtacgtacaagatagtaacttgtacgtacaagatagtaacttgtacgtacaagatactatcttgtacgtacaagatactaagttgtacgtacaagatactatgttgtacgtacaagatactatgttgtacgtacaagatactaagttgtacgtacaagatactaacttgtacgtacaagatactaacttgtacgtacaatatactaagttgtacgtacaagatactatcttgtacgtacaagatactaagttgtacgtacaagatactatcttgtacgtacaagatactaagttgtacgtacaagatactaacttgtacgtacaagatactaacttgtacgtacaagatactaagttgtacgtccaagatactatcttgtacgtacaagatactaagttgtacgtacaagatactatcttgtacgtacaagatactaacttgtacgtacaagatactaacttgtacgtacaagataaattaaattatatagtggccctaatacgccgccgtactcgcctgatatttttcgtaattaaagatagtcgGTCTACTTTACATTGCTTCAAGCacgatcacaggtttattaacttatttgacaatattaaaaatatgaatatatattaatgagaacaatatctttttcacaatcgtaatttgaaattgctggattatgagttgaaactgtatagtcacttgcattattttgaaattgacactgtatagttcctttcgagaaaactgtatagtcgcttgttttatagataagatatatttagtgataaaacggatatgatacatctccgatgaatgataagtttgatctattaaacaaattcgtaattttcttcagtaataaaagtAAAGTACTTCACAAtggtgccattattggaaatgtttgagcatttattttacttcagaatagtagtattgaaaatagttaactgcctccgaaaaaaatcctaggcattatgccctaattcgaatgagttactgattgcaaagacaacaaaagcaaaacaaaatatttcatatgtgtttttgtgtttattagacatatatacacacatcaattattgtccaaatgatgatcatagtaaatactctgttataaacatttacatataagtgttcggaaacttatcacagcattacaactccacaacatatattcttttctccctttggcttaaacaaagtttacgtaatatacgtatagcaTGCGATGCCATTGTGAGAGTAAACTAGCCAAAGcctttaataccgagagtttcaacattatactatcttgtacgtacaagatactaagttgtacgtacaagatactaatttgtacgtacaagatactaacttgtacgtacaagatactaagttgtacgtacaagatactaacttgtacgtacaagatactaagttgtacgtacaagatactaacttgtacgtacaagataataacttgtacgtacaagatactaacttgtacgtacaagatactaagttgtacgtacaagataataatttgtacgtacaagatactatcttgtacgtacaagatactaagttgtacgtacaagatactaacttgtacgtacaagatactaacttgtacgtacaagataataacttgtacgtacaagatgctaagttgtacgtacaagatactatcttgtacgtacaagatactaacttgtacgtacaagatactaacttgtacgtacaagatactaacttgtacgtacaagatactaagttgtacgtacaagataataacttgtacgtacaagatactaacttgtacgtacaagatactaagttgtacgtacaagatactaacttgtacgtacaagataataacttgtacgtacaagataaataaaagtttgtagtggccctaatacgccacCGTAcagttcaactcaacttgtatgttcaagatactatcttgtacgtacaagatactataagttgtacgtacaagatagtaacttgtacgtacaagatactaacttgtacgtacaagatactaagtggtacgtacaagatactaacttgtacgtacaagatactaacttgtacgtacaagataataacttgtacgtacaagatactaacttgtacgtacaagataataacttgtacgtacaagatactaagttgtacgaacaagatactaacttgtacgaacaagatactatcttgtacgtacaagatactatcttgtacgtacaagatactaagttgtacgtacaagatactaacttgtacgtacaagatactaacttgtacgtacaagatactatcttgtacgtacaagatactaagttgtacgtacaagatactaacttgtacgtacaagataaataaaattttgtagtggccctaatacgccgccgtactaCGCTGATATAACTATACAGGAACTCTTTGAATACTTTAAAACACTTAACTATAACGAGTTTGAAGAAGATGAAGAGTTCCTAATTGACGAAGTAACCGATAATACATATCCAATTCTGAACGAAGTCATAAGCGACGATGAGATTAAAGAAGctgtaaataaattaaaaaataataaagccAGTGGTATTGATGGTATTGTCAATGAATATATGAAACATACTTTACACACATTTCTTCCAGTATATTCaaaaaattttaacattatactTAACACAGGTCTAGTCCCAACAGATTGGACTATTGGcataattaagcctatatacaaaaacaaaggTGACAAACACAATCCTGATAATTACAGAGCTATTACTCTAGTCTCGTGCCTAGGCAAGTTATTCACTTCCATCATAAACAATAGACTCACTAAATTAGCAGATGAAATCAATCTTATATCACAAGCACAAGCCGGGTTTAGAAAAGGGTACTCAACAAcagaaaatatctttatattacaTACTCTTATCTCTATCTATTTCTctacaaacaaaaaactataatgtacatttattgatttaaaaaaaacctttgatACAGTGTGGCGCGTTGGATTATGGAAAAAATGCAGTCTTTCTCTATTAAAggaaaaattttaaaagttatatataatttatacgAACATACAAAATCCTGTGTACGCAATGGAAATGaaatgtcagattttttttatatgtaatgttGGGGTTAAGTAAGGCGAAAATCTCTCAccgtttttattttctatttttcttaatGATCTTGAAGAATATCTTCACCAAAACAATGTGTCATATTTGAGAGAAATTGATAGTTTATGTGAAAATAATCTTGGTATGTTTGTCAAatcatttgtcattttatatgCAGATGATACTGTACTGATGTCAGAATCACCTGAAGGTCTACAATGTGCACTTGATTGCTTTCAAAGTTATTGTGACGAGTGGAAACTAACTGTTAATAcacaaaagacaaaaatagtAATTAGTAGTTTTTGAAAAACGCAAAAGTAGACGgcaatataatttcaaattatttaatgatcAGATAACTCGTGAAGATTCTTATCCTTCTCTTGGTATATTGTTCAATTACAACGGCTCATTTgctaaaacaaagaaaaagttAGCTGACCAGGCAAAGAGAGCACTGTATGCATTGTATACCAAAATTAGAAACGTCCCATTATCAATAGATTtacaattgaaattatttgactcaCTTGTATCCCCTATTTTGTTGTATGCCTGTGAAATCtggggatttgaaaatgtaAGCATTATTGAGAAAATTCAtttgcaattttgtaaaaaaattcttCATGTTCGAAACAGTACTCCTTATTTTATGGTTTATGGAGAACTTGGTAAATTTCCTTTAGAAATTGAAATCAAGGTACGGATGTTAATGTTTTGGCACAAATTAATTACAGGGGGAGATAAACTCTCCAGTGTATTTTATCGCCTTACATTAAGAATGCAAGAAAACGATACTACAGAATTTTAATTATAACTAATGATGTgcaataaattcaatattcgacatccacgagtcgtgtgacctgtttctaccacaatgatattcgcttttagccgatagaaatacggtGAAGATAAGGTAGCCTGTCTTTGCTGAAATATGATAATAGGGTGTAGTAAAATTTTCATGAGCAAAAAGGTagtaattaatattcaaaataaaattctaaTAAATAATCCATTGAAATCAAATTTGTCTACTCATTTAACATTTCATTGAGTTTAATTTTTCTTAGTTATTCAATTATATAACACACATTATGAAAGCATGCGCACGGCACAGTGCCGTTGTCATCTAATTCTTCATACAGTCACTTCTTCAACTTCATAACTATAATATTAAAACATCAGCTAAATAGTTGTACAATAAAGTACGACACGTGAACTGCTTAAGATAACACGAAGGACATACCAAATTGAGGACAGTAAACGACATCACATACTTGTCATAAATAATTCAGCTTTTACTTGTGTTTGTTTGCTTTAATATATACACAGGAAAGGATTTAAAAAAACAGGAACTCCGAACACAagttttttttggggttttttttcaaattgtaaaTCTTACAAAATCGACATGCGCGTGTAACTGAAATAGCTTTCTATAAAAATAGCGAGTTTTTAAACTCCTTTATACTatttaaagtacaatttataaATTACGACTCCGTCAGAATTATCTTAACACTATAGATAATCGGCGTTCAAAAGGTGAACGTCTGTGAGAAGTCTGCTGGTCATGTCGAGAATAACACAATTTTCAGAAGAATAAGTGACCCATGGATCAAAAGAGattgataacaaaatattttattcatattagCAGTGTTTATGAATTTATGATAACGtgttgaaacatttttttttcttctacgTTTTAAAAAGTAATCGACAAATCGGTTAACATTGATTGATATTAATCTGAGTTTTATATTGGcagtaaatattatattgcTGGATTCTGATTTCATCATAAATAAGTAATCACAAtataagtatacatatataaactataaatagATTTAGAAAACATGAAATACGATTATTTTGCTATCGATTTTGAtttggattttatttttcatgttaagAAAAGTGGAACActtaataaaagaaatatttatccgtcacaataaaaataaatttatatatctTTCATACATGTTGCTCTTTGAACGAACGTAATGTGAtttggattttatttttcattcttttgttgtttttatgaagTGCATTgaagtatttacattaaatttaagTGATATGTTTTATACCGATAACTACcaaatatttattgtaataaCTTTACAGACGTAAAAATGGTGTATGTCGCCTCTTAACTTGAAAATACCTAAAAAGTACTCAACCCTGTGTTCATACTCCTTTGTATCTGTGTTCATCGCGGAGGGCCAATGAGGGGTTTTGGGAAAAAATCGTGGATCGTATACCTGGAACAAGGAACCACTGACCGGCGAGTCCAGCAATAGAGACCGTCACTGATATCA is a genomic window of Argopecten irradians isolate NY chromosome 10, Ai_NY, whole genome shotgun sequence containing:
- the LOC138333320 gene encoding uncharacterized protein: MEDDKAVGLIEAKNLLYDKPINVTTAANLKHMRNFPLESSTGQLRLKANNYFYYQCKGLVNIVILPWIDFFFVRTERPYQLHVERIMRDEQLWENVIVPKLKAFYHKAMLPELACPRARLNPWMREPGVLMFLRGKQQ